In Acropora muricata isolate sample 2 chromosome 11, ASM3666990v1, whole genome shotgun sequence, one DNA window encodes the following:
- the LOC136890284 gene encoding uncharacterized protein, whose protein sequence is MQYLLFLLLLESSVFQIDTRNHDSKKEAVQKRGQLAKKEELLGEDTNRLDQAEYKLQSMTSPETHEADRFFNNRPSKQIGPLRVDTLSPAQVSFIQSSTQWHKYFKPSASRVPPNIFPDDPVLFPGMKSTKENDEPESIPGLGRDGLGNSFYPKHHHPGYESWNSYGSETDAGQGSDQRQKDYEEPPFTDKSWMNPKPSAGERTPGEGYESFDGKMLAVPEPKGGETGEHLSHFVSHPENEESFTGGDIGLANLKHKFQGDRKADLLEKMDELSENTIMSQEGDEKELLGGEEPKLFSERPPFLGPTGSLGTALAEELLQKGNGKFKAIDDSSEIVRGRSGTNLMHGLRLLARPMLDESATQRNLLYKGVNDINGNMDHVVLIRSDKLKDSSRGNHILEHHAKALHSSRHNPFKRKTVLLTRKSKANDEPGQVRKSLKPVCKCQQKILCKKNFVKNKNFRKYCYRHSR, encoded by the exons ATGCAATAcctgttatttttattattactggAAAGTTCAGTTTTTCAGATCGATACACGTAACCATG ATAGCAAGAAAGAGGCGGTTCAAAAAAGGGGACAATTGGCGAAAAAGGAAGAACTGCTTGGAGAAGACACCAACAGACTCGATCAGGCGGAATATAAATTGCAGAGTATGACAAGTCCAGAGACGCACGAGGCTGACAGATTCTTCAACAACCGGCCCTCCAAACAAATTGGACCTCTTCGAGTAGACACCTTATCGCCCGCCCAGGTATCCTTTATTCAAAGTAGCACCCAATGGCACAAGTACTTTAAACCATCAGCATCACGAGTTCCACCTAACATCTTTCCAGATGACCCTGTTCTCTTTCCAGGTATGAAATCGACAAAGGAAAATGATGAGCCTGAAAGCATTCCTGGTCTTGGACGAGATGGTTTAGGGAACTCATTTTATCCCAAACACCACCATCCAGGTTATGAGAGCTGGAATTCTTATGGATCTGAAACCGATGCAGGGCAAGGAAGTGACCAACGTCAAAAAGATTACGAAGAGCCTCCATTTACTGACAAAAGCTGGATGAATCCAAAACCGTCGGCTGGGGAAAGAACACCTGGCGAAGGTTACGAGAGTTTTGATGGAAAAATGTTAGCTGTGCCTGAACCCAAGGGAGGAGAAACAGGGGAGCATTTGAGTCACTTTGTAAGCCATCCTGAAAATGAAGAGAGCTTCACAGGAGGTGACATTGGTTTGGCAAATCTGAAACATAAATTCCAAGGAGACCGTAAGGCCGACTTACTGGAGAAAATGGATGAGTTAAGCGAAAACACTATCATGTCTCAGGAAGGAGATGAGAAAGAACTTCTCGGTGGAGAAGAACCCAAGCTATTCTCCGAAAGGCCTCCATTTTTGGGCCCCACCGGTAGCCTCGGAACAGCTCTGGCTGAGGAACTGCTCCAAAAGGGAAATGGTAAATTCAAGGCAATTGACGACTCCTCTGAAATTGTCCGTGGAAGATCAGGGACAAATCTAATGCATGGATTAAGGCTTCTCGCAAGGCCAATGCTTGATGAGAGTGCTACCCAAAGAAACTTATTGTATAAAGGTGTGAACGATATAAACGGAAATATGGATCACGTGGTGCTCATCAGAAGTGATAAATTAAAGGACAGTTCAAGAGGAAATCACATCCTTGAACATCATGCGAAGGCTCTGCATAGCAGCAGACACAATCCCTTTAAGAGAAAAACAGTCCTACTTACCAGAAAGTCAAAAGCCAATGATGAACCCGGTCAAGTAAGAAAGAGTTTAAAACCCGTCTGTAAGTGCCAACAAAAaattctttgtaaaaaaaattttgttaagAACAAAAACTTTCGAAAATATTGCTATAGACACTCAAGATGA
- the LOC136890282 gene encoding uncharacterized protein: MASTTTWSLLLLVLFSTLTATTRATAKNNHIFMPHDLNSTTTKSRKRQEIIFLRDDSNHKRSREGETLASIENHGKSLSADGKVYKGTPKANNYDDMDTYKGPALKEQTVKKYTGPPKIQEEEKKSDAYEVVSDSRDSNTIVKVRRHHRRHHRQRLRTREGDSGRARGHRRSGLHIISIDGDNTDDDRLLTDRDTRLYGSIGTPASMPVNPREQHHSFDSDDNITPPSFETVSQDELTTARDDGESRDQILPVFRRHDPQVFNQFSQLTQPEELMQLNQKAVSMENRPKMLFLPFYGDHSGSNSAVVPITAQGNFPAPRPQLGRVPEQYAPPTDSVPFSNGLLLQSALQVPFLQAPSINPSFDPIAQFSGRLVFNSQQPDVRSVYQLQAQPQMQISQLPLPQIPQTQPLIIPTQMEVTPNLLSSGIESYSRPSTSWVDEDSRERSEVLDRREGGSDNDRSQDDQGEDYNEENEERRSEGNRYNDREEDSLQEEEENDASDRSPDYSPERTYAQGDRGSPEDEREDTEEPEDESKEDANGRSLQLNDAASSDDDDDDDDETADDDNDETAGNDNDDQNISQNGNVFAPYRYPQQNSLQSMQRFMTSNNDVGFPTLPMRSTQLRGPFMTKYQMMHPSSDQQGNNFNGPGILEPTLKIPKGKDPKLRISEMSPAEADFFENKATLEPNFKPSIESKDTIPGKYKKLRHGLQNVLIRLNGKPIEDSSQLRSRIRDGQIVEGKGKLIKSKGPVQVKLSHTKNKKHLKIIDIIAPKQFQVYDTKSEIRRPINTLNGPERTDTKTELSVNKKLQNALDNIT; this comes from the exons ATGGCGTCAACCACTACATGGAGTTTACTGTTGCTTGTCCTGTTTTCGACTTTGACAG CCACCACACGGGCAACTGCTAAAAACAACCATATCTTCATGCCTCATGACCTCAACAGTACGACCACTAAATCCCGAAAGAGGCAGGAAATTATATTTCTCCGGGACGACTCAAATCATAAACGAAGTAGAGAAGGAGAGACTCTTGCAAGTATAGAAAATCACGGGAAAAGCCTGTCCGCTGATGGAAAGGTGTATAAAGGAACGCCCAAGGCAAATAATTACGATGACATGGATACATATAAAGGACCTGCGCTCAAAGAACAAACAGTCAAAAAATATACAGGCCCGCCTAAAATACAAGAAGAGGAAAAGAAGAGTGATGCCTATGAAGTGGTTTCTGACAGTCGTGACAGTAATACAATAGTTAAAGTCCGTCGACATCATAGACGCCATCATCGTCAAAGACTTCGCACAAGGGAGGGTGATTCAGGTAGAGCTAGAGGTCATCGTAGATCGGGGCTTCATATTATCTCTATAGATGGAGATAATACTGACGATGATCGATTATTGACTGATAGGGATACGAGACTCTATGGTTCTATTGGGACACCTGCGTCAATGCCAGTCAATCCTCGAGAACAACACCACTCATTTGATTCAGACGATAATATCACTCCACCAAGTTTCGAGACAGTATCTCAAGATGAGTTAACCACTGCCCGTGATGATGGTGAATCGAGAGATCAAATCCTTCCGGTCTTCAGAAGACATGATCCCCAGGTGTTCAATCAATTTTCTCAATTAACTCAACCAGAAGAACTAATGCAGCTCAATCAAAAGGCCGTTTCCATGGAAAATCGTCCTAAGATGCTCTTCCTACCATTTTATGGCGATCATTCTGGTTCAAATTCCGCAGTTGTTCCTATCACGGCACAAGGAAATTTTCCTGCGCCTCGACCTCAGTTAGGAAGGGTGCCTGAGCAATATGCTCCACCTACTGATTCTGTCCCCTTCAGCAATGGGCTTTTACTGCAATCAGCATTACAGGTTCCTTTTCTGCAGGCGCCATCCATTAACCCATCTTTTGACCCAATCGCGCAATTTAGTGGTCGACTTGTTTTTAACAGCCAGCAACCTGATGTGCGATCTGTATATCAGCTTCAAGCTCAGCCACAGATGCAAATTTCCCAATTGCCTTTGCCACAAATTCCGCAAACGCAGCCACTTATAATTCCAACTCAAATGGAAGTGACACCAAATTTGCTAAGTTCGGGTATTGAATCTTATAGTCGACCTTCTACTAGCTGGGTAGACGAGGACAGTCGTGAACGAAGTGAAGTCCTAGATCGTAGGGAAGGTGGATCTGACAATGATAGATCACAAGATGACCAGGGTGAGGATTATAATGAAGAGAACGAAGAAAGAAGAAGTGAAGGCAACAGATACAATGACAGAGAAGAAGATTCCCTTCAAGAGGAAGAGGAAAATGATGCATCCGATCGGTCACCAGATTACTCTCCCGAACGAACCTATGCTCAAGGCGATAGAGGATCTCCAGAAGATGAAAGGGAGGATACAGAGGAACCAGAAGACGAATCCAAAGAGGATGCGAATGGTCGGTCGTTACAACTAAATGATGCCGCGTCAtcagatgatgatgacgatgatgatgatgaaactgcagacgatgataatgatgaaacCGCAGGCAATGATAATGACGATCAAAACATTTCCCAAAATGGAAATGTGTTTGCACCTTATCGTTATCCTCAACAAAACAGCCTTCAGTCAATGCAACGTTTCATGACATCAAACAACGATGTTGGTTTCCCGACATTACCAATGAGGTCAACACAACTAAGAGGACCGTTTATGACAAAGTACCAAATGATGCATCCATCCTCAGATCAGCaaggaaacaatttcaatggGCCTGGAATATTAGAACCCACTCTAAAGATCCCCAAAGGAAAGGATCCAAAGTTGAGAATATCCGAAATGAGCCCAGCAGAAGCCGACTTTTTCGAAAACAAAGCAACTTTGGAACCTAATTTCAAACCTTCCATTGAATCCAAAGACACCATTCCTGGAAAATATAAGAAACTTCGACATGGATTGCAAAACGTATTAATAAGACTAAACGGAAAGCCAATAGAGGATTCCTCTCAACTGAGAAGCCGAATTAGAGATGGCCAGATCGTAGAAGGGAAAGGAAAGTTAATCAAATCAAAAGGTCCAGTACAGGTGAAACTGTCACACACCAAGAataaaaagcatttgaaaataattgacaTTATAGCACCAAAACAGTTCCAAGTGTACGACACCAAGAGCGAAATCAGAAGACCTATAAACACTTTAAATGGACCTGAAAGGACAGATACAAAAACGGAGTTATCAGTCAATAAAAAACTCCAAAATGCTCTCGATAATATAACGTGA